The Longimicrobium sp. genome contains a region encoding:
- a CDS encoding DUF4280 domain-containing protein codes for MGQLVCMGAMMQCSFGAAPSSLVVLPTNRTLAGGPPAATIMDHVPILNVAPFAMCNSPANPMVAAATAAALGVLTPMPCIPATAAPWIVGAPTVMIGNMPALNNTSKLMCNWGGVIQIAVPGQFTTLVP; via the coding sequence ATGGGCCAGCTCGTGTGCATGGGGGCGATGATGCAGTGCAGCTTCGGGGCGGCGCCCTCGTCTCTGGTGGTGCTGCCCACAAACCGGACGCTCGCCGGGGGCCCGCCCGCGGCCACCATCATGGACCACGTACCCATCCTGAACGTCGCGCCCTTTGCCATGTGCAACTCCCCCGCGAACCCGATGGTGGCGGCGGCAACGGCGGCCGCGCTGGGAGTGCTGACCCCCATGCCCTGCATCCCCGCGACCGCGGCTCCGTGGATCGTCGGAGCGCCCACGGTGATGATCGGCAACATGCCCGCGCTCAACAACACGTCGAAGCTGATGTGCAACTGGGGCGGGGTGATCCAGATCGCGGTGCCGGGCCAGTTCACCACGCTGGTGCCCTGA
- a CDS encoding DotU family type IV/VI secretion system protein encodes METARRDRVYIPGPGTLTGLPEDEHPDPFQPEDGERDDPFLVIAFRQFYADVLRRKHEVEANPGPGAAGPAQDAALRATRVRDLLLGKLRRQEAEAGRRGGDWGAESYRDAQYAMATLADEVFLGINWDGRQAWADHLLEAALFGTYVGGERLFTMIDELLARTDPLRRPLGAVYLMVLSLRFQGRFRDRVDAGERIESYRRRLFAFVYPDARSALRSDRPVFANAYRHTARDAAPDRLPPTRRWLTALAAAVMLYLAISHGFWRTAAGGVETSRAAVEKLNHRADAGGR; translated from the coding sequence ATGGAAACCGCACGGCGCGACCGCGTCTACATCCCCGGCCCAGGCACCCTCACCGGTCTGCCGGAGGACGAGCACCCCGATCCCTTCCAGCCGGAGGACGGCGAGCGCGACGATCCGTTCCTGGTGATCGCGTTCCGCCAGTTCTACGCAGACGTGCTGCGCCGCAAGCACGAGGTGGAGGCGAACCCCGGCCCGGGCGCGGCGGGCCCGGCGCAGGACGCCGCCCTGCGCGCCACCCGCGTGCGCGACCTGCTGCTGGGCAAGCTGCGCCGCCAGGAAGCGGAGGCCGGGCGCCGCGGCGGCGACTGGGGCGCGGAATCGTACCGCGACGCGCAGTACGCCATGGCCACCCTGGCCGACGAGGTCTTCCTGGGCATCAACTGGGACGGGCGCCAGGCCTGGGCCGACCACCTGCTGGAGGCCGCCCTGTTCGGCACCTACGTGGGCGGCGAGCGGCTGTTCACCATGATCGACGAGCTCCTCGCCCGCACGGACCCGCTGCGCCGGCCGCTGGGCGCCGTGTACCTGATGGTGCTCTCCCTCCGCTTCCAGGGCCGCTTCCGCGACCGGGTGGACGCGGGGGAGCGCATCGAGAGCTACCGCAGGCGACTCTTCGCCTTCGTGTACCCCGACGCGCGCTCCGCCCTGCGCAGCGACCGCCCCGTCTTCGCCAACGCGTACCGCCACACGGCCCGCGACGCCGCGCCCGACCGACTTCCGCCCACGCGGCGCTGGCTGACGGCGCTGGCGGCGGCGGTGATGCTGTACCTGGCGATCTCGCACGGTTTCTGGCGCACCGCGGCGGGCGGCGTGGAAACGAGCCGCGCGGCGGTGGAGAAGCTCAACCACCGCGCCGACGCCGGGGGGAGGTGA
- the tssI gene encoding type VI secretion system tip protein TssI/VgrG, with amino-acid sequence MPLTQNGLQLKVSTPLGADKLVPLAIHGEERISALFRYTLEMVSEDADLSFDSVVGEGATVTIALADGGTRIIHGIVARFRQAGTGSRGTVYHAELVPKLWLATLAADCRIYQNQTAPQIIEALLDELAVTDRRSALTATYTAREYCVQYRETAFQFVTRLMEEEGIFYFFEHADGVHTLVLADDADAHAATPGLATARYSQTATSAELEDVVTHCTWERQVTTGKYTLDDFSFLTPSTNLAVTVEGAAGTMELFDYPGGFAATDAGERVAKLRLESFEATAKRLNGESSCRAMTAGFAFTLAGHGRAELNAEYVVLSLSMHATQKEYGNQFEAFPKAVPFRAPLASRKPSIPGTQTALVVGKSGEEIWTDKYGRVKVQFHWDRKGKSDENSSCWVRVAQGWAGQGWGSVFIPRIGQEVVVSFLDGDPDRPLITGSVYNAEQTVPYTLPDDGTKSTVKSKSSKAGTAYNELRFQDLKDSEEIFVHAGKDMKVEVVNDRTIDVQHDETHTVKNARTLTVSEGDQALTVAKGKRTVTVSEGDEALTVSKGKRTVDVTKGDETHTVGGKRAVTVTGDETHDNSAKFTQSCTGDYTLNVTGNLVIKATGSVTIESQQGLKLKAAMSLAAEGLDATIKASTGLTLKGLNVDLAADAALTAKSNASTSVESSGITAVKGSLLKLN; translated from the coding sequence ATGCCGCTCACCCAGAACGGGCTGCAGCTCAAGGTCAGCACGCCGCTGGGGGCGGACAAGCTGGTGCCGCTCGCCATCCACGGCGAGGAGCGGATCTCCGCCCTCTTTCGCTACACGCTGGAGATGGTGTCGGAGGATGCGGATCTCTCCTTCGACAGCGTGGTGGGCGAGGGGGCGACGGTCACCATCGCGCTGGCGGACGGGGGAACGCGCATCATCCACGGCATCGTCGCGCGCTTCAGGCAGGCGGGCACGGGATCGCGCGGCACCGTCTACCACGCGGAGCTGGTCCCCAAGCTGTGGCTGGCGACGCTGGCGGCGGACTGCCGGATCTACCAGAACCAGACGGCGCCGCAGATCATCGAGGCGCTGCTGGACGAGCTGGCCGTGACCGACCGCCGCAGCGCCCTCACCGCCACCTACACGGCGCGCGAGTACTGCGTGCAGTACCGGGAGACGGCGTTCCAGTTCGTGACGCGGCTGATGGAGGAGGAGGGGATCTTCTACTTCTTTGAGCACGCGGACGGGGTGCACACCCTGGTGCTGGCCGACGACGCGGACGCCCATGCCGCCACCCCGGGCCTGGCCACCGCCCGCTACTCGCAGACCGCCACCTCCGCCGAGCTGGAGGACGTGGTGACGCACTGCACGTGGGAGCGGCAGGTGACCACGGGGAAGTACACGCTGGACGACTTCTCCTTCCTCACCCCCTCCACCAACCTGGCCGTGACGGTGGAGGGCGCCGCGGGGACGATGGAGCTCTTCGACTACCCCGGCGGCTTCGCGGCCACGGATGCGGGGGAGCGCGTGGCGAAGCTGCGGCTGGAGAGCTTCGAGGCCACCGCCAAGCGCCTCAACGGCGAGAGCAGCTGCCGCGCGATGACGGCGGGATTCGCCTTCACCCTGGCCGGGCACGGGCGCGCGGAGCTGAACGCCGAGTACGTCGTCCTGTCCCTTTCCATGCACGCCACGCAAAAGGAGTACGGCAACCAGTTCGAGGCGTTCCCCAAGGCCGTCCCCTTTCGCGCCCCGCTCGCCTCACGGAAGCCCTCCATCCCCGGCACGCAGACGGCGCTGGTGGTTGGGAAGAGCGGCGAGGAGATCTGGACCGACAAGTACGGCCGCGTAAAGGTGCAGTTCCACTGGGACCGCAAAGGGAAGAGCGACGAGAACTCGTCGTGCTGGGTGCGCGTGGCGCAGGGGTGGGCGGGGCAGGGGTGGGGGAGCGTCTTCATCCCCCGCATCGGGCAGGAGGTGGTGGTGTCGTTCCTCGATGGCGACCCGGACCGCCCGCTGATCACCGGCTCCGTGTACAACGCCGAGCAGACCGTCCCCTACACGCTGCCGGACGACGGAACGAAGAGCACCGTCAAGAGCAAGTCTTCCAAGGCCGGGACCGCGTACAACGAGCTCCGCTTCCAGGACCTCAAGGACTCGGAAGAGATCTTTGTCCACGCGGGAAAGGACATGAAGGTCGAAGTGGTGAACGACCGAACCATCGACGTGCAGCACGACGAGACGCACACCGTCAAGAACGCCCGCACCCTCACCGTCTCCGAGGGCGACCAGGCGCTCACCGTCGCCAAGGGGAAGCGCACCGTCACCGTCTCCGAGGGCGACGAGGCGCTGACGGTGAGCAAGGGGAAGCGCACGGTCGACGTGACCAAGGGCGACGAGACGCACACCGTGGGCGGCAAGCGCGCCGTGACCGTCACCGGCGACGAGACGCACGACAACAGCGCCAAGTTCACCCAGTCGTGCACGGGCGACTACACGCTGAACGTAACGGGGAACCTGGTCATCAAGGCAACGGGGTCCGTCACCATCGAGTCGCAGCAGGGGCTGAAGCTGAAGGCGGCGATGTCGCTGGCCGCCGAGGGGCTGGACGCCACCATCAAGGCGAGCACGGGGCTGACGCTCAAGGGCCTCAACGTGGACCTGGCCGCCGACGCCGCCCTCACCGCCAAGTCCAACGCCTCCACCTCGGTGGAGAGCAGCGGGATCACGGCGGTGAAGGGAAGCCTCCTCAAGCTGAATTGA
- the tssK gene encoding type VI secretion system baseplate subunit TssK has product MPNPTNSLHDIPEAVLWEDGMLLSPQHFQQGAQRQEELLHYHLGLDTPYHWGIVRLKWDKAQLPGKVLRVHTLEAVMPDGLAVHHYADQRLEVDLSPHEKTARAGPVRVWLTVPARRGPGERWHGSNHRTAPTEGDRAIDEYTGEEISVRRARPVLRLAAGPRPGNDYVALPVAEVRVVEEAFMVLESYVPPLLRCSAGSAPYELCGELAQKTRNRANDLAQRGVASDAVHRSIRVMAGALPPFEAVIKSARAHPFTLYHALCTFAGWMAGAGAPVVPPDFGAYDHENLGASFARVEEFASGLLKTMAETRQTHRFQIHGGGFRLPVLEEEWLRPGGLVIGLLAAEGSTEEAAAAWMKEATIGSEERLAELRVRRVPGAERVRVTDTARLKMAPGRREVLFRVKADGADVIPGRPLVITHPGDPAGDRRPAAANLYTV; this is encoded by the coding sequence TTGCCCAATCCGACGAATTCGCTGCACGACATCCCCGAGGCGGTGCTGTGGGAGGACGGGATGCTCCTCTCCCCGCAGCACTTCCAGCAGGGAGCGCAGCGCCAGGAGGAGCTCCTGCATTACCACCTGGGGCTGGACACCCCCTACCACTGGGGAATCGTGCGGCTGAAGTGGGACAAGGCGCAGCTCCCCGGCAAGGTGCTGCGCGTACACACGCTGGAGGCCGTGATGCCGGACGGCTTGGCCGTGCACCACTACGCGGACCAGAGGCTGGAGGTGGACCTGAGCCCGCACGAGAAGACGGCGCGCGCCGGCCCCGTGCGCGTGTGGCTGACGGTACCCGCGCGGCGCGGCCCCGGCGAGCGCTGGCACGGAAGCAACCACCGCACCGCGCCCACCGAGGGCGACCGCGCCATCGACGAGTACACGGGCGAGGAGATCAGCGTGCGCCGCGCGCGCCCCGTGCTGCGGCTGGCGGCCGGCCCGCGGCCGGGGAACGACTACGTCGCGCTGCCGGTGGCGGAGGTGCGGGTGGTGGAAGAAGCGTTCATGGTGCTGGAGTCGTACGTCCCTCCGCTCCTCCGCTGCTCCGCCGGCAGCGCCCCGTACGAGCTGTGCGGCGAGCTCGCGCAGAAGACGCGCAACCGGGCCAACGACCTCGCGCAGCGGGGCGTCGCCTCCGACGCGGTACACCGCTCGATCCGGGTGATGGCCGGCGCCCTCCCCCCCTTCGAGGCGGTGATCAAGAGCGCGCGCGCCCACCCGTTCACGCTGTACCACGCGCTCTGCACCTTCGCGGGATGGATGGCGGGTGCCGGAGCGCCCGTCGTTCCCCCCGACTTCGGGGCGTACGACCACGAGAACCTCGGCGCCTCCTTCGCCCGGGTGGAGGAGTTCGCCTCCGGGCTCCTGAAGACGATGGCCGAGACGCGGCAGACGCACCGCTTCCAGATCCATGGCGGAGGGTTCCGCCTCCCCGTCCTCGAGGAGGAGTGGCTGCGCCCGGGCGGGCTGGTCATCGGCCTGCTGGCCGCGGAGGGCTCGACCGAGGAAGCCGCGGCGGCGTGGATGAAGGAAGCGACCATCGGCTCCGAAGAGCGGCTGGCGGAGCTCCGGGTGAGGCGCGTGCCCGGCGCGGAGCGGGTTCGGGTGACCGACACGGCGCGGCTCAAGATGGCGCCCGGGAGGCGCGAGGTGCTCTTCAGGGTGAAGGCCGACGGCGCCGACGTGATCCCGGGCAGACCGCTGGTGATCACGCACCCGGGCGATCCGGCGGGAGACCGCCGCCCCGCCGCCGCCAACCTCTACACGGTCTGA
- a CDS encoding type VI secretion protein IcmF/TssM N-terminal domain-containing protein: MAGFAAWLYAVSGWLLGGAFLVTLGVVGYLYLAQRRAGAAEHAAQTDAAAPGEGPAAAPAELARSFRAALQTLRSYVPDRDFRYRIPWILWLGEPDSGKTTALAAAGLERPFPPAPEDPLSTKAGCRWTFFNQGVALDVAGSYFAGRNGRPADDAGWRTLLRLLRLHRGARPLDGVVLAIPASMLMGQGARQRVAARGEAAFARLREAQRVLGLKFPVYVLVTRCDDIPGWNALADALPARVRDQIFGWSSPHSADAAFAPSWLDEAYDELGTQLYRVQAEVLAESRDPDDIFRFPEELRATLPHLKVYLNELFKESVYHETFSLRGVYFTGMADPPAPARPDATAEPEEHPLPDGPRPIFLRHLLEKKVFAERGLVRPIFGTRMARDRAVVVSQALIVAMLLIGLPGLAWGYLHVKREGVRLTGELKRVHQDLGPLAEGGAGRRDVAVSELLDHMAGVRPGRFWSVFMPTSWVSPVRRRVSNTLGGTIGEVILPVMADSLRSRANYLLPREDRFAAYTPGQESAVRKAVDGGTAGLTAYIVELRDLGLNMRRYRRLARTHDNNVDDLRELVSYVFGEPARFANHAEGNRFFRRALGRARAEPLDIGNHTHIGLRVADEVVRGVYDELLGRVRLLARRVEDAGLDGAAPDLDVLRELSQEMAEVRSYVPEEDAYWLDPSAKLPPRILKLLESLPDSAAVRGAEFRELFPPRFESVRTEKLNGAESLMHTYGATLATDGAAPGAAAETGLSRSAMALRQALGALQGRRFAQGGARVPMAEEAPARGMVPAWDVRGLDDALAMHQEYAEFVGKDVAALPGGSRRLVHGLARVQLEGSVSSAVRRARTSAPAPASFGAAGRERAVAMRVAAHRPAATRLDRLATALDEAGLQAVHHEVSELGLRDAVELLNEVDGLLNSSGAYTPRDPDFSTWRGARPVAPAAFGVEDMDALEEYLAAERARIRALAVTYAAPILAGLETPGMKNYLAGRPLPATVARWRGIVETLDGYDTKKPGNTLAALESFIRTGMDAVELGNCIATMGTRRGTGDFFAQRREALRASLFARCRQITAGATTGGYEELRRAFNTTLAGRFPFAASAAGDPANDADPEQVRAFFRLYERMPTVRQGILRGAGGVAGPGTAQAEFFAQLDEVRHFLEPMLGSDTTGSAAFRVVAELRAHRAREAGGDQVADWTMEIGDTRLSLRDSAGVAAEWSPGDAVRLGLRWAEGSPVRPSPAGLPANARVRDQLLSVTWAGEWGMLRMLRQFAATPGELGVPPSRVRHTVALNVPTLAGDSVRGPAARVFVRVRLRSPAGGAEMVLPDFPTAAPALGRGAPETVLYP; the protein is encoded by the coding sequence ATGGCGGGCTTCGCGGCGTGGCTCTACGCAGTGAGCGGCTGGCTGCTGGGTGGCGCCTTCCTGGTGACGCTGGGGGTGGTGGGCTACCTGTACCTGGCGCAGCGCCGCGCCGGGGCCGCCGAGCACGCCGCCCAGACGGACGCGGCCGCTCCCGGCGAGGGCCCGGCCGCCGCCCCCGCGGAGCTGGCCCGCTCCTTTCGCGCGGCCCTCCAGACGCTGCGCAGCTACGTCCCGGACCGTGACTTCCGCTACCGCATCCCGTGGATCCTCTGGCTGGGCGAGCCGGACTCCGGCAAGACCACCGCCCTCGCCGCCGCCGGGCTGGAGCGCCCCTTTCCGCCCGCGCCCGAGGACCCGCTCTCCACCAAGGCGGGGTGCCGCTGGACCTTTTTCAATCAGGGCGTGGCGCTGGACGTGGCGGGAAGCTACTTCGCCGGCCGCAACGGCCGGCCCGCCGACGACGCGGGGTGGCGGACGCTTCTCCGCCTCCTGCGCCTGCACCGCGGCGCCCGGCCTCTGGATGGGGTGGTGCTCGCCATCCCCGCCTCCATGCTGATGGGCCAGGGCGCGCGCCAGCGGGTGGCCGCCCGCGGCGAGGCCGCCTTCGCGCGGCTGCGCGAGGCGCAGCGGGTGCTGGGGCTCAAGTTTCCCGTGTACGTGCTGGTCACCCGCTGCGACGACATCCCCGGGTGGAACGCCCTGGCGGACGCCCTCCCGGCGCGGGTGCGCGACCAGATCTTCGGGTGGTCGTCGCCCCACTCGGCGGACGCGGCGTTCGCGCCGTCGTGGCTGGACGAGGCGTACGACGAGCTGGGGACGCAGCTCTACCGCGTACAGGCCGAGGTGCTGGCCGAGAGCAGGGACCCGGACGACATCTTCCGCTTCCCCGAGGAGCTGCGCGCCACCCTTCCGCACCTCAAGGTCTACCTCAACGAGCTGTTCAAGGAGAGCGTCTACCACGAGACGTTCTCCCTGCGCGGCGTCTACTTCACCGGGATGGCGGACCCGCCCGCCCCCGCCCGCCCAGACGCCACGGCGGAGCCGGAGGAGCACCCGCTCCCGGACGGCCCCCGGCCCATCTTCCTGCGCCACCTGCTGGAGAAGAAGGTGTTCGCGGAGCGCGGGCTGGTGCGCCCCATCTTCGGCACGCGCATGGCGCGCGACCGCGCGGTGGTGGTGTCGCAGGCGCTGATCGTGGCGATGCTGCTCATCGGTCTGCCGGGGCTGGCGTGGGGGTACCTCCACGTGAAGCGCGAGGGGGTGCGGCTGACCGGCGAACTGAAGCGCGTGCACCAGGACCTGGGTCCGCTCGCCGAGGGGGGCGCCGGCCGCCGCGACGTGGCCGTCTCCGAGCTGCTGGACCACATGGCGGGGGTGCGGCCGGGCCGCTTCTGGTCCGTCTTCATGCCGACCTCGTGGGTCTCCCCCGTGCGGCGCCGGGTGAGCAACACGCTGGGCGGAACGATCGGCGAGGTGATCCTTCCGGTGATGGCGGACTCGCTCCGGTCGCGCGCCAACTACCTCCTTCCCCGCGAGGACCGCTTCGCCGCGTACACGCCGGGGCAGGAGAGCGCCGTGAGGAAGGCGGTGGACGGCGGCACGGCGGGGCTCACGGCGTACATCGTCGAGCTGCGCGACCTGGGGCTCAACATGCGGCGCTATCGCCGCCTCGCGCGGACCCACGACAACAACGTGGACGACCTGCGCGAGCTGGTGTCGTACGTCTTCGGCGAGCCGGCCCGCTTCGCCAACCACGCGGAGGGCAACCGCTTCTTCAGGCGCGCGCTGGGCAGGGCGCGCGCGGAGCCGCTGGACATCGGGAACCACACCCATATCGGGCTGAGGGTGGCCGACGAGGTGGTGCGCGGCGTGTACGACGAGCTGCTGGGGCGCGTGCGCCTGCTGGCGCGGCGGGTGGAGGACGCCGGGCTGGACGGCGCGGCCCCCGACCTGGACGTCCTGCGCGAGCTCAGCCAGGAGATGGCGGAGGTGCGCAGCTACGTTCCCGAGGAGGACGCGTACTGGCTGGACCCCTCCGCGAAGCTGCCGCCGCGCATCCTCAAGCTGCTGGAGTCGCTCCCCGACTCGGCCGCGGTGCGCGGCGCCGAGTTCCGCGAGCTCTTCCCGCCGCGCTTCGAGAGCGTCCGCACGGAAAAGCTGAACGGCGCCGAGTCGCTGATGCACACGTACGGCGCCACCCTGGCAACCGACGGCGCGGCCCCGGGCGCCGCGGCGGAGACGGGGCTTTCCCGCTCCGCGATGGCGCTGCGGCAGGCGCTGGGCGCGCTGCAGGGGCGCCGCTTCGCGCAGGGCGGCGCGCGCGTGCCGATGGCGGAGGAGGCGCCCGCCAGGGGGATGGTTCCCGCATGGGACGTGCGCGGGCTGGACGACGCGCTGGCCATGCACCAGGAGTACGCGGAGTTCGTGGGCAAGGACGTGGCGGCGCTCCCCGGCGGCTCGCGGCGGCTGGTGCACGGACTGGCCAGGGTGCAGCTGGAGGGCTCCGTCTCCTCCGCCGTGCGCCGCGCGCGCACCAGCGCCCCCGCGCCCGCCTCCTTCGGCGCGGCCGGGCGCGAGCGCGCCGTCGCCATGCGCGTGGCCGCGCACCGTCCCGCGGCCACGCGGCTGGACCGGCTCGCCACCGCGCTGGACGAGGCGGGGCTGCAGGCCGTGCACCACGAGGTGAGCGAGCTGGGGCTGCGCGACGCCGTGGAGCTGCTGAACGAGGTGGACGGGCTGCTGAACTCGAGCGGCGCCTACACCCCGCGCGACCCCGACTTCTCCACCTGGCGCGGCGCCAGGCCCGTGGCCCCCGCGGCCTTCGGCGTGGAGGACATGGACGCGCTGGAGGAGTACCTGGCCGCCGAGCGCGCCCGCATTCGCGCCCTGGCCGTGACGTACGCCGCCCCCATCCTGGCCGGCCTGGAGACACCGGGGATGAAGAACTACCTGGCGGGGCGCCCCCTTCCCGCCACGGTGGCGCGCTGGCGGGGGATCGTGGAGACGCTGGACGGCTACGACACCAAGAAGCCGGGGAACACGCTGGCGGCGCTGGAAAGCTTCATCCGCACCGGGATGGACGCGGTGGAGCTGGGGAACTGCATCGCCACCATGGGGACGCGTCGCGGCACCGGCGACTTCTTCGCGCAGCGGCGCGAGGCGCTGCGCGCGTCCCTCTTCGCCCGCTGCCGGCAGATCACGGCGGGCGCCACCACCGGCGGCTACGAGGAGCTGCGGCGCGCCTTCAACACCACCCTCGCCGGCCGCTTCCCCTTCGCCGCCTCCGCCGCCGGCGATCCCGCCAACGACGCGGACCCCGAGCAGGTGCGCGCCTTCTTCCGCCTCTACGAGCGGATGCCCACCGTGCGGCAGGGGATCCTGCGCGGCGCGGGCGGGGTGGCCGGGCCCGGCACCGCGCAGGCGGAGTTCTTTGCCCAGCTGGACGAGGTGCGCCACTTCCTGGAGCCGATGCTGGGCTCGGACACCACCGGGAGCGCCGCCTTCCGCGTGGTGGCGGAGCTGCGCGCCCACCGTGCACGCGAGGCCGGCGGCGACCAGGTGGCGGACTGGACGATGGAGATCGGCGACACCCGCCTCTCGCTGCGCGACTCCGCGGGCGTCGCCGCCGAGTGGAGCCCGGGCGACGCGGTGCGGCTGGGCCTGCGCTGGGCCGAGGGGTCGCCGGTGCGCCCGTCGCCCGCGGGGCTCCCCGCGAACGCGCGCGTCCGCGACCAGCTCCTCTCCGTCACCTGGGCGGGGGAGTGGGGGATGCTCCGCATGCTGCGCCAGTTCGCCGCCACGCCGGGCGAGCTGGGGGTGCCCCCCTCCCGCGTGCGCCACACCGTCGCCCTCAACGTCCCCACGCTGGCGGGCGACTCGGTGCGCGGCCCGGCGGCGCGCGTCTTCGTGCGCGTCCGCCTGCGCAGCCCCGCCGGCGGCGCCGAGATGGTGCTACCCGACTTCCCCACCGCCGCGCCCGCGCTGGGCCGCGGCGCCCCCGAAACGGTGCTCTACCCGTGA
- the tssA gene encoding type VI secretion system protein TssA — translation MSRDTQGTFVTDVVRLATPIPGETPGGVPIRNEPLFAQLREARRADDATTPRGAWQTELKRADWRLAEQLARQILETRSKDLMVAAWLMEAWIHLHGAAGAAEGLRVLHALCEDLWEHLHPALEEDDPEVRDGVFHWINERVSWTLASVHISAPQASDAQPYSWNDWRDSLRREEAPRPEGKGTNAPDPQEASRPTRSRVSASVTLTPRPFYEALVLELDRVAEACARLRATLEARQGRDAPTLARLADTTAAMRDWTQQVLADKPATEEDEGAPRPEPQTPEPTMDIEISDGTPRVRRSIASRDEAYRQLREAADYLIRTEPHSPTPFLVNRAVAWGGMSLGDLLLEFARDGYDLKTLRLLLGMHEPQGK, via the coding sequence GTGAGCCGCGACACGCAGGGGACATTCGTGACGGACGTCGTCCGCCTGGCCACGCCCATACCGGGCGAGACGCCGGGGGGCGTCCCCATCCGCAACGAGCCCCTCTTCGCCCAGCTGCGCGAGGCGCGGCGCGCGGACGACGCCACCACGCCCCGCGGCGCCTGGCAGACGGAGCTGAAGCGGGCCGACTGGCGGCTGGCCGAGCAGCTGGCCCGCCAGATCCTGGAGACGCGCTCCAAGGACCTGATGGTGGCGGCCTGGCTGATGGAAGCCTGGATCCACCTGCACGGCGCGGCCGGCGCGGCGGAGGGGCTGCGCGTCCTCCACGCCCTGTGCGAGGACCTGTGGGAGCACCTCCACCCCGCGCTGGAAGAGGACGACCCGGAGGTGCGCGACGGGGTCTTCCACTGGATCAACGAGCGCGTCTCGTGGACGCTGGCCTCGGTGCACATCAGCGCCCCGCAGGCTTCCGATGCGCAGCCGTACTCGTGGAACGACTGGCGGGATTCGCTGCGCCGCGAGGAGGCCCCGCGCCCGGAGGGGAAGGGGACGAACGCGCCCGATCCGCAGGAGGCGTCCAGGCCCACCCGCTCGCGCGTCTCGGCCAGCGTCACCCTCACCCCGCGTCCCTTTTACGAGGCGCTGGTGCTGGAGCTGGACCGCGTGGCCGAGGCGTGCGCCCGCCTGCGCGCCACGCTGGAGGCACGCCAGGGGCGCGACGCCCCCACGCTGGCGCGGCTGGCCGACACCACGGCCGCCATGCGCGACTGGACGCAGCAGGTGCTGGCCGACAAGCCGGCCACCGAAGAAGACGAGGGCGCGCCCCGCCCCGAGCCGCAGACCCCGGAGCCCACGATGGACATCGAGATCAGCGACGGCACGCCCCGCGTGCGCCGCAGCATCGCCAGCCGCGACGAGGCGTACCGGCAGCTCCGCGAAGCCGCCGACTACCTGATTCGCACCGAGCCCCACTCGCCCACCCCGTTCCTGGTGAACCGCGCCGTGGCGTGGGGCGGGATGTCGCTGGGCGACCTGCTGCTGGAGTTCGCGCGCGACGGCTACGACCTGAAGACGCTGCGCCTGCTGCTCGGCATGCACGAGCCGCAGGGGAAGTAG
- a CDS encoding toxin-antitoxin system YwqK family antitoxin: MSEPLREVVLRHDDGAVREVVHLRGEVLEGESSTYAADGTPVLRATYAAGKLHGEMVLFDKEGEVAQRIPFSAGAMHGEAVAYDAGFPRWTTSYRDGLKEGDAFTRRPDGTLESRLPYVADVLEGAAEFYDDQGRLIRRAEFVGGVQEGETIDYYPSGAVRVRAAYVAGELEGEVLAYHDRGGIQRREWFAAGKPAGEPVEYDEDGKVVDRKKKPPLWKRVLLRR, encoded by the coding sequence TTGAGCGAGCCCCTGCGCGAGGTCGTGCTGCGCCACGACGACGGCGCCGTGCGCGAGGTGGTGCACCTGCGCGGCGAAGTGCTGGAAGGGGAGAGCTCCACCTACGCCGCCGACGGCACCCCGGTCCTCCGCGCCACCTACGCCGCGGGAAAGCTGCATGGCGAGATGGTGCTCTTTGACAAGGAGGGCGAGGTCGCCCAGCGCATCCCCTTCTCGGCTGGCGCGATGCACGGCGAGGCGGTGGCGTACGATGCGGGGTTCCCGCGCTGGACGACCTCCTACCGGGACGGGCTCAAGGAGGGCGACGCCTTCACCCGCCGCCCGGACGGCACGCTGGAGAGCCGCCTTCCCTACGTGGCCGACGTGCTGGAAGGCGCCGCGGAATTCTACGACGACCAGGGGCGGCTGATCCGTCGCGCGGAGTTCGTGGGCGGGGTGCAGGAGGGAGAGACGATCGACTACTACCCGAGCGGCGCCGTCCGCGTGCGCGCCGCTTACGTGGCGGGCGAGCTGGAGGGGGAGGTCCTCGCCTACCACGACCGCGGAGGCATTCAGCGGCGCGAGTGGTTCGCGGCGGGGAAGCCGGCGGGCGAGCCGGTGGAGTACGACGAGGACGGGAAGGTGGTGGACCGCAAGAAGAAGCCGCCGCTGTGGAAGCGCGTTCTCCTACGCCGTTGA